One Setaria italica strain Yugu1 chromosome II, Setaria_italica_v2.0, whole genome shotgun sequence DNA segment encodes these proteins:
- the LOC105913808 gene encoding extensin, giving the protein MVMPHRPSSSGMQNIRRELQRRRPKPLAPKSSVAMKSSAPPPPCESPRYTSREPRPRPPSEKIPSSFAAQSRCRAGTDAPQPRPHASRCPPVASRPTPPSWSAVSSAPGAAAHLRPGTAVGVRTRTTTLKTGEALVLWLKAMVVSPTQEGYEIVYDGNWPPSDPYGTVHVPRRHVRMMNPSPTTPPPPPSFAAIPCASATTAAVPAAQKKETQPAPRPTRAGKSLRLIRRSLLPEMERQARADSHGYY; this is encoded by the coding sequence ATGGTGATGCCGCatcgcccctcctcctccggcatgcAGAACATCCGCCGGGAGCTCCAGCGCCGGAGGCCCAAGCCCTTGGCGCCCAAGAGCTCGGTCGCCATGAagtcctccgcgccgccgccgccgtgtgaGAGTCCTCGCTACACGAGCCGGGAACCACGCCCTCGTCCCCCGAGCGAGAAGATCCCGTCGTCGTTCGCCGCCCAGTCCCGATGCCGCGCCGGCACCGACGCGCCGCAGCCTCGGCCACACGCTTCGCGGTGCCCACCCGTCGCCTctcgcccgacgccgccgtcttGGTCCGCCGTCTCTTCggctcccggcgccgccgcgcatcTGAGGCCCGGCACGGCGGTAGGTGTCCGCACGAGGACCACGACGCTCAAGACGGGGGAGGCTCTCGTGCTCTGGCTCAAAGCGATGGTCGTGTCGCCCACCCAGGAAGGCTACGAGATCGTCTACGACGGCAACTGGCCGCCCAGCGACCCCTACGGCACCGTCCACGTCCCGCGCCGACACGTCCGGATGATGAACCCGTCGCCGACGACccctccgccacctccgtccTTCGCCGCCATCCCGTGCGcctcggccaccaccgccgccgtgcccgccgcgcaGAAGAAAGAGACGCAGCCCGCGCCGAGGCCGACCAGGGCGGGGAAGAGCCTGCGCCTCATCCGCCGCAGCCTCTTGCCGGAGATGGAGCGCCAGGCCCGGGCTGACTCGCATGGATACTACTAG
- the LOC101772378 gene encoding proline-rich receptor-like protein kinase PERK14, whose translation MVMPHRSSSSGMQSIRRELQRRRPKHLAPKSSVAMKPSAPPPPRESARCTGREPRPLPPRLEVSSSTASKSPPGSAATHAPRPRRRSSPRPTVFSPSTPLPASCAPSSGGSACLSTLGADEHLRPGTEVGVRTRTTTLKTGEALVLWLRAMIVSPIHGGYEVVYDGNWPPGDPYGTVQVPRRHIRMVKPSPPPTTPPPSLPPFSATSPSASATTATVAAARKKEMRPQPRPTTAGKSLRLIRRGLLPEMERQARADLHGY comes from the coding sequence ATGGTGATGCCGcatcgctcctcctcctccggcatgcAGAGCATCCGCCGGGAGCTCCAGCGCAGGAGGCCCAAGCACTTGGCGCCCAAGAGCTCGGTCGCCATGaagccctccgcgccgccgcctccgcgtgaGAGTGCTCGCTGCACGGGCCGGGAGCCACGCCCTCTTCCACCACGCCTGGAGGTTTCATCGTCCACCGCCTCAAAGTCCCCACCaggctccgccgccacccacgcgccgcggcctcgccgtcgcTCTTCGCCGCGCCCCACCGTCTTCTCTCCCtccacgccgctgccggcgtctTGCGCCCCATCCTCGGGCGGTTCCGCGTGCCTGTCCACCCTCGGCGCCGACGAGCATCTGAGGCCCGGGACGGAGGTTGGTGTCCGCACGAGGACCACGACGCTAAAGACCGGGGAGGCTCTCGTGCTCTGGCTCCGAGCGATGATCGTGTCCCCCATCCACGGAGGATACGAGGTCGTCTACGACGGAAACTGGCCGCCCGGCGATCCCTACGGCACCGTCCAGGTCCCGCGCCGACACATCAGGATGGTCaagccctcgccgccgcccacgactccgccgccgtccctgcCTCCGTTCAGCGCCACCAGCCCGAgcgcctccgccaccaccgccaccgtggCCGCCGCGCGGAAGAAGGAGATGCGTCCCCAGCCGAGGCCGACCACGGCGGGGAAGAGCCTGCGCCTCATCCGCCGCGGCCTCTTGCCGGAGATGGAACGCCAGGCCCGGGCTGACTTGCATGGATACTAG